A genomic stretch from Methanomassiliicoccales archaeon includes:
- a CDS encoding GMP synthase subunit A, with protein sequence MKIYVVDNGGQWTHREWRVLRYLGVDTTIVPNTTPFEDIQDADALVLSGGAPRVALDAERMGRNSEYLDRAQIPILGICAGMQFMCAKFGGKTEPAKVPEFGKTVLYIDRENDLFKGLPHSFIVWESHNDEVSVVPSSFDILAHSDHCPVEAVKMKSRPVYGLQFHPEVEHTEYGIEIFKNFLRVVEGWHK encoded by the coding sequence ATGAAGATCTACGTTGTAGACAACGGTGGACAGTGGACACACCGAGAATGGAGGGTACTCAGGTATCTCGGCGTCGATACAACGATCGTGCCAAATACAACACCATTTGAGGATATTCAGGACGCGGACGCTCTCGTTCTTTCTGGCGGGGCCCCTCGTGTCGCACTCGATGCCGAAAGGATGGGACGCAACAGTGAGTACCTCGACAGGGCGCAGATTCCAATCCTCGGAATCTGCGCGGGAATGCAATTCATGTGCGCGAAATTTGGGGGGAAGACGGAACCGGCAAAAGTTCCGGAATTCGGAAAGACAGTACTTTATATCGATCGCGAAAACGATCTTTTCAAGGGCCTCCCTCATAGTTTCATTGTCTGGGAATCGCACAATGACGAAGTATCGGTTGTGCCCTCTTCATTTGATATCCTTGCACATTCGGATCATTGTCCCGTCGAAGCGGTTAAAATGAAATCGAGACCGGTATACGGTCTGCAGTTTCATCCAGAGGTTGAACATACCGAATATGGCATAGAGATTTTCAAGAATTTTCTCAGGGTCGTCGAAGGTTGGCATAAATGA
- a CDS encoding Lrp/AsnC ligand binding domain-containing protein: protein MPLRFIQEEVFDLQEKERTEYDTVMSNYYGDDQVTSLINLKIDTKDADAIAERISEYEVVEDVFLVTGDTDIIAKVKFQNYNQLKRFLVEKIANIQGIKEIKTMMVVMTFKERGELKTESPNGQGSDETPKSE from the coding sequence ATGCCATTGAGATTCATTCAAGAGGAGGTGTTCGATTTGCAGGAGAAGGAGAGAACGGAATACGACACAGTTATGTCGAACTATTACGGTGACGACCAAGTTACCTCACTCATAAATCTGAAAATTGACACAAAGGATGCGGATGCGATAGCTGAGCGGATATCCGAATACGAGGTTGTGGAAGACGTCTTCCTTGTTACTGGTGATACGGATATCATTGCAAAGGTGAAATTTCAGAACTATAATCAACTGAAGAGATTTCTCGTCGAAAAAATTGCCAACATCCAGGGAATCAAAGAGATAAAAACGATGATGGTCGTGATGACTTTCAAAGAAAGAGGAGAGTTGAAAACGGAGTCGCCAAATGGCCAAGGCTCCGATGAGACACCAAAGAGTGAGTGA
- a CDS encoding cation:proton antiporter, which translates to MLTPDNMMLEIGAVMLIAFIGATIASKLKQSVILGYIIVGIIIGPHIHFQLGPLAYNGIIKDTTMIDFLSYLGLILLMFFIGLEFSFSKVRKTKSSATIIAMLNLGINMFTGIMLGTAMGWPIIDTVFLAGIISMSSSAVAMKSVIELKRLANPETEFLIGISVTESFLSMVLLTIIAGLMIKDGTEPVNLTSLAIGIIVFYVFFVFLALWVIPKTIHHLRRIKNDEMFVLFALGIVFLAAAFAEISGVPAIIGAFFIGMVFAETKVSERFEEKIVPFRDAFVAVFFVSFGMLIDPLMFVDIWWLIIAAAALVILNDFIITAALAYLLGFSSKASVSIGSALCGRDAESVMFASVGSRAFGVTKGAILYPFAGALCFVTSAITPFLMRNSLKFAGKLSSKLPAYVKHGGAVVSRTLAKLVMPSTLPIQQKSKGIGILLFVYFLFLCATAVTTGYAHILIFFIGILLTIIFHFAFSSEISRIVRSTNYSNLNLSQRDNRVTIRLVSSFVSGGFIAMIWAAFLYPYYWPLTPTVLFVYLVWIIIMMKRVYRTVSSRSISISRPVATDEFSSFGCGIENKNAAKIPSRDK; encoded by the coding sequence ATGCTAACACCAGACAACATGATGCTGGAGATCGGCGCTGTTATGCTTATCGCCTTTATAGGCGCCACAATCGCCTCGAAGTTGAAGCAGAGTGTCATTCTCGGCTATATCATTGTTGGCATCATCATCGGTCCTCATATTCACTTTCAACTTGGTCCGCTAGCTTATAACGGCATCATCAAAGACACGACTATGATCGATTTCCTCTCGTACCTTGGTCTTATTCTCCTCATGTTTTTCATCGGATTGGAATTCTCTTTTAGCAAGGTAAGAAAGACAAAGTCGTCAGCTACGATCATCGCGATGTTGAATCTCGGCATCAACATGTTTACTGGCATTATGTTGGGAACAGCGATGGGCTGGCCAATCATCGACACGGTTTTTCTTGCCGGCATCATCTCGATGAGTAGCAGTGCGGTGGCAATGAAATCAGTCATCGAGCTCAAAAGGCTGGCAAATCCAGAAACGGAGTTCCTCATCGGAATCTCCGTAACTGAAAGTTTCCTTTCAATGGTCCTTCTAACGATTATCGCTGGTCTGATGATCAAAGATGGAACCGAACCTGTGAATTTAACATCACTTGCGATAGGGATCATCGTTTTTTATGTATTCTTCGTTTTTCTCGCACTTTGGGTTATACCGAAGACGATCCACCATCTTCGAAGGATTAAGAATGATGAGATGTTCGTCCTCTTTGCACTCGGTATCGTTTTCCTTGCGGCTGCTTTCGCGGAGATTTCTGGAGTACCAGCTATTATCGGAGCATTTTTCATCGGAATGGTATTCGCAGAAACGAAAGTTTCCGAGAGATTTGAGGAGAAGATCGTACCTTTCAGGGACGCGTTCGTAGCTGTCTTCTTCGTATCATTTGGAATGCTGATCGATCCTCTCATGTTCGTTGATATTTGGTGGCTGATCATAGCAGCGGCCGCACTTGTCATTCTCAACGATTTCATCATCACCGCTGCGCTCGCGTATCTGCTTGGTTTTTCTTCGAAAGCCTCTGTGTCAATAGGAAGCGCACTCTGTGGGAGAGATGCTGAATCTGTGATGTTTGCGAGCGTCGGTAGCCGGGCTTTTGGTGTGACGAAAGGCGCAATTCTTTACCCCTTTGCAGGAGCGCTCTGCTTCGTGACGAGCGCGATTACCCCGTTCCTCATGCGAAATAGTTTGAAATTTGCTGGGAAGCTCTCTTCAAAACTTCCTGCGTATGTGAAACATGGTGGTGCTGTCGTATCGAGGACATTAGCAAAGTTGGTCATGCCTTCGACTCTTCCAATCCAACAAAAATCAAAAGGAATTGGTATTCTTCTTTTTGTTTACTTTTTATTTCTTTGTGCGACTGCCGTGACGACAGGCTACGCACACATCTTGATATTCTTTATCGGCATTCTCTTAACGATCATCTTCCATTTTGCTTTTTCATCTGAGATTTCGAGGATTGTAAGGAGTACAAACTACTCAAATCTCAATCTTTCACAGAGGGACAATCGGGTTACAATTAGACTCGTCTCCTCATTTGTTTCTGGAGGATTCATTGCAATGATCTGGGCTGCATTTCTTTATCCCTATTATTGGCCATTGACGCCCACGGTACTTTTCGTTTATCTCGTCTGGATTATCATCATGATGAAGCGAGTTTATCGGACAGTATCGAGTCGATCGATATCAATCAGCCGACCTGTCGCCACGGATGAATTTTCGTCATTTGGCTGCGGAATTGAGAATAAGAATGCTGCAAAGATCCCGTCACGAGACAAGTAA
- a CDS encoding calcium-translocating P-type ATPase, SERCA-type, translating into MVREWHSLSRDEVLASLNTSLEKGLSDKEALSRLEKFGANEIIDRYALSPLKIFIGQFKNLMVIILIIAAIISGTIATIQGTTEEWLDAAVIMVIVVLNAILGFFQEYKAERTLQALKKLASPDATVIRDGCEKDIPSSELVPGDIIVIKTGDKIPADARLIDAVNLKVNEASLTGESVPISKDAGAVVEKDAYVGDRRNMVFAGSTVEYGRGTAVVISTGMETELGKIAYMIQEEDEETPLQKKLATLGKQLGIMVLLVSAFIFIVGILRNVAVGEMFLTSVSLAVAAIPEGLPAVVTVSLALGLQRMAKRNALIRKLPAVESLGSATVICTDKTGTLTKGEMTVREIYTGEPIHVTGEGFVPVGDFSKGSQKIDPLTIEELAWLLKAGALCNDASLEYDSGQWRIRGDTTEGALLVLAQKAGINLSKLKEEFPRISELPFDSVKKRMITIHEHSEKIFAFMKGAAESTVCLCNKRYLDGRIVELSEDERQKILGRNSDMAKRALRVLAIAMKEMPEFSEDEAVIERDFVFLGLVGMIDAPRKEAIEAIGKAKNAGIRVIMITGDHELTAKAVAQEMGIANRDEAEVLTGRELETMTMEELRERVKKVSVFARVAPDHKVKIVEALKRNGEIVAMTGDGVNDAPALKKADIGIAMGITGTDVSKEASEMVLTDDNFASIVHAVEEGRGIYNNIRKFVEYLLSCNAGEVAAMFLATLLFADPEFLPFLLPIQILWMNLVTDGLPALSLGVEPTSPDVMQEPPRDPKEKPITRRMGYRIVAVGFIMAIGTILSFYLEYMETGDVTRSRTVAFCTIVFFQLFYVFSGRSEKRTIIELGLRSNVKVVYAFLASVLLQLLVIYTPPLNPIFKTTPIGLEEWVIVMVIGMSATLVAELWKVVSRKKNNKDRNQRIC; encoded by the coding sequence ATGGTAAGGGAATGGCATTCCCTGAGCAGAGACGAGGTATTGGCCTCCCTGAATACAAGTCTCGAAAAGGGATTAAGTGACAAGGAGGCGCTATCACGGCTCGAAAAGTTCGGGGCAAATGAAATCATAGATAGGTATGCTCTCTCTCCCCTGAAAATCTTCATTGGTCAGTTCAAAAATCTAATGGTTATCATTCTCATCATCGCTGCTATCATTTCTGGCACGATTGCAACGATCCAGGGGACAACGGAGGAATGGCTTGATGCTGCGGTCATCATGGTGATCGTTGTTCTGAATGCGATTTTGGGGTTTTTTCAGGAATACAAGGCTGAAAGGACTTTGCAGGCACTCAAGAAACTCGCCTCACCCGACGCGACAGTGATCAGAGACGGTTGCGAGAAGGACATACCGTCAAGTGAGCTTGTGCCAGGCGATATCATCGTTATCAAGACGGGGGACAAGATCCCGGCGGACGCTAGACTGATCGATGCTGTTAATCTAAAAGTCAATGAAGCTTCTCTGACTGGCGAATCGGTGCCGATTTCCAAGGATGCTGGTGCAGTTGTGGAAAAAGACGCATACGTCGGTGATAGAAGGAATATGGTCTTCGCAGGATCGACCGTGGAATATGGAAGGGGTACCGCAGTTGTTATATCGACGGGAATGGAAACAGAACTTGGAAAAATCGCCTACATGATACAAGAAGAGGACGAGGAAACACCTCTTCAGAAAAAGCTCGCGACACTCGGAAAACAACTGGGAATTATGGTACTTCTCGTATCTGCCTTTATTTTTATCGTTGGGATTTTGCGGAATGTCGCTGTCGGCGAAATGTTCCTCACATCCGTAAGTCTGGCGGTCGCCGCGATTCCAGAAGGATTGCCAGCGGTCGTTACAGTCAGCCTCGCTCTCGGCCTTCAGCGTATGGCAAAAAGAAATGCATTAATCAGAAAATTACCAGCCGTTGAAAGCCTGGGCAGCGCAACAGTGATCTGCACGGATAAGACTGGCACGCTCACAAAAGGTGAAATGACCGTCCGGGAGATTTATACTGGAGAACCTATCCACGTCACTGGTGAGGGTTTTGTGCCAGTTGGTGACTTCAGCAAGGGTTCGCAAAAGATTGATCCTCTCACAATTGAGGAACTCGCTTGGTTGCTCAAAGCTGGCGCTCTATGCAACGATGCGTCGCTCGAATATGATTCAGGTCAGTGGAGAATTAGGGGCGATACAACGGAAGGAGCTCTTCTCGTTCTCGCGCAGAAAGCTGGCATTAACCTTTCAAAGCTGAAAGAAGAGTTTCCAAGAATCTCTGAATTACCCTTCGACTCAGTCAAGAAAAGAATGATAACGATCCATGAACACAGTGAAAAGATCTTTGCTTTCATGAAAGGTGCCGCAGAATCGACTGTCTGTTTGTGCAACAAGCGATACCTGGATGGGCGGATCGTTGAACTTTCAGAAGATGAACGACAGAAAATACTAGGAAGGAACTCAGATATGGCCAAGCGAGCCTTGCGTGTTCTCGCGATCGCGATGAAGGAAATGCCAGAATTCTCTGAAGATGAGGCTGTGATCGAGAGAGATTTCGTCTTCCTCGGCCTTGTTGGCATGATTGATGCGCCGAGGAAAGAGGCGATCGAGGCAATTGGAAAGGCAAAAAATGCGGGAATCCGTGTTATTATGATCACTGGCGATCACGAATTGACCGCTAAAGCGGTTGCTCAAGAAATGGGCATCGCTAATCGCGATGAAGCCGAAGTTCTCACCGGCAGAGAACTCGAGACGATGACGATGGAAGAGCTCAGAGAGCGGGTGAAGAAAGTCTCAGTCTTTGCGCGTGTGGCTCCAGATCACAAGGTAAAGATTGTGGAAGCTCTGAAGAGAAATGGGGAGATCGTTGCGATGACTGGTGATGGAGTTAATGATGCGCCCGCGTTAAAGAAGGCGGATATCGGCATCGCGATGGGCATCACAGGAACTGATGTCTCAAAGGAAGCGTCTGAAATGGTGCTTACGGATGATAACTTCGCATCGATCGTTCACGCCGTGGAAGAGGGAAGGGGCATCTACAATAATATCAGGAAATTTGTCGAGTACCTTCTTTCTTGCAATGCTGGTGAAGTCGCAGCGATGTTCCTTGCAACGCTCCTTTTCGCAGATCCAGAATTTTTACCATTCCTTCTTCCAATTCAAATACTCTGGATGAATCTTGTCACTGACGGCTTGCCCGCGCTTTCTCTCGGCGTCGAACCAACATCACCGGACGTCATGCAAGAACCGCCAAGAGATCCTAAAGAAAAACCGATCACGAGGCGTATGGGCTACCGTATCGTAGCGGTCGGATTCATCATGGCAATTGGGACAATATTATCATTCTACCTTGAATATATGGAGACGGGAGATGTTACGCGCTCAAGAACCGTTGCATTTTGCACGATTGTGTTCTTTCAGCTGTTCTATGTCTTTTCCGGTAGATCGGAAAAACGGACAATCATTGAGCTTGGGTTGCGCTCGAATGTCAAGGTTGTCTACGCATTTCTTGCATCTGTCTTGCTGCAGCTACTTGTTATCTATACGCCTCCACTCAACCCTATATTCAAGACGACACCGATAGGGCTAGAAGAATGGGTGATCGTGATGGTTATTGGAATGTCAGCAACGTTGGTAGCAGAGCTTTGGAAAGTCGTTTCAAGAAAGAAAAATAATAAAGATCGCAATCAACGGATTTGCTGA
- a CDS encoding proteasome assembly chaperone family protein translates to MMDEIQIIELKERDLKGAYVIDGFPSVGLVGSIAANYLVTALALEQVGVVDSEYFPAVSWIKNRVPYGPVRIYAGEKGKDKIVVFVSEFQPPANLIKPLARAVMDWTEEHRCGMVISPEGLIVQSAPGREYEGAEKVDTATDLTNRVWGIGSTERANEVLKNNGIPFFENGVVVGLASVLLNEGVYRDFDVLLLLSEASAEYPDARAAAAVTSAIDKILLHTEIDVKPLLDEAVMIEEKLKEMYRKAGKKEELTKMRSIMYG, encoded by the coding sequence ATGATGGACGAAATTCAGATTATTGAATTAAAGGAAAGGGATCTGAAAGGTGCTTATGTCATCGATGGATTCCCGAGTGTCGGCCTCGTAGGGTCGATCGCAGCGAACTATTTGGTTACGGCTCTAGCGCTCGAGCAAGTGGGTGTTGTCGATTCGGAATACTTTCCGGCTGTATCCTGGATAAAGAATAGAGTGCCGTACGGACCCGTGCGGATATATGCTGGTGAAAAGGGAAAGGACAAGATTGTTGTCTTTGTATCAGAGTTTCAACCGCCAGCAAATCTAATTAAACCGCTTGCGAGAGCTGTGATGGATTGGACGGAAGAACACAGGTGCGGGATGGTGATTTCACCAGAAGGTCTCATCGTTCAGTCGGCGCCGGGGCGGGAATACGAGGGGGCTGAAAAGGTTGATACAGCAACGGACCTCACCAATCGGGTCTGGGGGATCGGTTCAACCGAAAGAGCGAACGAAGTCCTGAAAAACAATGGCATACCTTTTTTTGAAAACGGCGTCGTTGTGGGTCTAGCCAGCGTTCTGTTGAATGAAGGTGTATACAGAGATTTTGATGTTTTGTTATTGTTGTCGGAAGCGAGTGCGGAGTATCCAGACGCGAGAGCGGCCGCCGCTGTGACTTCAGCAATCGATAAGATCTTGCTTCACACCGAGATCGACGTCAAGCCCCTTCTCGACGAGGCGGTAATGATCGAAGAAAAATTAAAAGAAATGTACAGAAAGGCTGGCAAAAAAGAAGAACTGACAAAAATGCGATCAATCATGTATGGGTAG
- a CDS encoding HAD family hydrolase — protein sequence MKAVLFDLGHTLIDYYHDWKEPEMKAIRKIYRILSTDFGISEEEGEFCRHLSQLLMEARETKLKKMIEIPLSDILNRCFHRYGCDGDDDLIDKALHAFYETLLENRQLIPGVKEMLDKVRARGYVIGLVSDVAWGLPSEFPLRDMCYYGIDQYFDDLIFSTDVGLRKPNPKIFKMALSNLDAKPDEAIFIGNSLQADIKGAKGIGMVAVLKESKFYQHDDSIVPDEKISGWNEIDRVLAKYTRR from the coding sequence GTGAAAGCTGTTCTTTTCGACCTCGGCCACACGCTCATCGATTACTACCACGATTGGAAAGAACCTGAGATGAAAGCGATCAGGAAAATCTATCGCATACTCTCAACAGATTTTGGAATTTCCGAGGAAGAGGGTGAATTTTGTCGGCATCTGAGCCAGTTGCTGATGGAAGCGAGGGAGACAAAACTCAAGAAAATGATCGAAATACCGTTATCAGATATCCTGAACCGATGCTTTCATCGTTACGGCTGTGACGGTGATGATGACCTTATCGATAAAGCGCTGCACGCTTTTTACGAAACATTGCTCGAGAATCGCCAGCTCATTCCAGGTGTGAAAGAGATGCTCGATAAAGTGCGCGCAAGGGGATACGTGATTGGGCTTGTCTCTGACGTCGCCTGGGGACTACCCTCTGAATTCCCTCTGAGAGACATGTGTTACTACGGGATTGACCAGTATTTCGATGATCTTATCTTCTCGACGGATGTTGGTCTAAGAAAACCCAACCCCAAGATTTTCAAAATGGCCCTTTCGAATTTAGATGCGAAACCTGACGAGGCAATATTCATTGGCAATTCACTGCAGGCCGATATCAAGGGTGCAAAAGGCATTGGGATGGTAGCGGTTCTCAAGGAATCGAAATTCTACCAGCACGACGATTCGATCGTGCCAGACGAAAAAATCTCAGGTTGGAATGAAATAGATCGTGTTCTTGCAAAGTACACACGACGATGA
- a CDS encoding GNAT family N-acetyltransferase encodes MDLNGIVVKRATANDIYCIELIERACFDKSERYERSLLQTLVENQEFLTIIACINEKPIGYASAYFSEFCHESKIISIAVLPEYRKRGVGTIMIEEIERNAVAKGIIKVALEVRTTNYEALKFYKKRGFSIRGILLDYYGPGKNAFTMEKFLRYRREGQKDSDDQSSRDSI; translated from the coding sequence GTGGACCTTAACGGCATCGTAGTAAAGAGAGCTACTGCCAATGATATTTATTGTATTGAATTGATCGAGAGAGCATGCTTTGACAAGTCCGAGCGATACGAACGATCACTGCTACAAACACTTGTAGAGAATCAAGAATTCCTGACAATTATTGCATGTATCAACGAAAAGCCGATAGGATATGCTTCGGCTTATTTTTCTGAATTCTGTCACGAGTCGAAAATCATTTCGATCGCTGTTCTCCCAGAATATCGAAAAAGGGGAGTTGGTACCATTATGATCGAAGAGATTGAACGGAACGCGGTTGCAAAGGGTATTATCAAAGTCGCTTTAGAGGTTCGTACGACGAATTATGAGGCATTGAAATTCTACAAGAAAAGAGGATTTTCAATCAGAGGGATTCTACTGGACTACTACGGCCCTGGAAAAAATGCGTTTACCATGGAAAAATTTCTTCGATACCGTCGTGAGGGTCAAAAGGATTCGGATGATCAATCTTCGAGAGATTCTATATGA
- a CDS encoding RNA 3'-terminal phosphate cyclase, giving the protein MIEIDGSYGEGGGQLLRCAVAFAALTGKETRVHNIRAGRPNPGLAPQHLAAINGVALISGGKLEGAGVGSTEIIFRPGKVQGGKFKIDVGTAGSIPLVLQACMLPAIMAETKTIMEISGGTDVRWSPSVDYYDLVLFSLLKKIGIDVKMKIIARGFYPEGGGKVLVEISPARDLAPLRLEDRGQLRRIGGKCFSQNLPPHICSRMIHSVKKSLIDFGGIEIKNETSSGISTGTGICLFAEYDHTILGADALGEKGLPAESVGAGAAQSLKEEISGAGTLDVHASDQILPYLALSTEESTFRVRTISKHLETQVWLIGKFMNTRFESEKIEGGYRIIVRPTHT; this is encoded by the coding sequence ATGATCGAAATCGACGGCTCATATGGAGAAGGCGGCGGGCAACTCTTGAGATGCGCTGTTGCATTTGCTGCACTAACAGGCAAAGAGACGCGAGTACATAACATTAGAGCTGGAAGACCGAATCCCGGTCTCGCACCGCAACACCTCGCTGCGATCAACGGTGTTGCTCTGATTTCCGGGGGTAAGCTGGAAGGGGCAGGAGTTGGTTCAACTGAAATTATCTTTCGACCTGGAAAGGTTCAAGGGGGAAAATTCAAGATCGATGTTGGTACAGCTGGTAGCATCCCTCTCGTCCTTCAGGCATGCATGTTGCCAGCGATCATGGCTGAAACGAAAACGATCATGGAAATCTCTGGCGGCACGGATGTAAGGTGGTCCCCGTCCGTCGACTATTATGATCTAGTGCTATTTTCACTTTTAAAAAAGATCGGAATTGACGTAAAAATGAAAATCATTGCACGAGGCTTTTATCCAGAAGGGGGAGGAAAGGTATTGGTCGAAATCTCCCCTGCCAGAGATCTCGCGCCGTTGCGCCTGGAAGATCGTGGCCAGTTGAGAAGGATAGGAGGTAAATGTTTTTCCCAAAATCTTCCACCACATATCTGTTCGCGGATGATTCATTCAGTGAAAAAGTCGTTGATCGATTTCGGCGGTATTGAGATCAAGAATGAGACCTCATCAGGAATCTCAACTGGTACAGGGATCTGTCTTTTTGCTGAATACGATCATACAATACTTGGCGCAGATGCTCTGGGCGAGAAAGGATTACCAGCTGAGTCGGTGGGAGCGGGCGCTGCACAGTCGCTTAAAGAGGAAATCTCTGGTGCCGGTACGCTCGATGTTCACGCAAGTGACCAGATATTGCCTTATCTCGCGCTATCTACAGAAGAATCGACATTCCGTGTAAGAACAATCTCAAAACATCTCGAAACGCAGGTCTGGCTGATAGGCAAGTTCATGAATACGCGATTTGAATCGGAAAAAATCGAAGGAGGATACAGGATCATTGTTCGGCCTACCCATACATGA
- a CDS encoding UPF0147 family protein, whose product MDQNAKLKQIIEILDQLAEDTSVPRNIRRGATEAKERLLQQNEALDVRAASAIFILDELANDPNIPLHGRTLIWNIISQLETVS is encoded by the coding sequence GTGGATCAAAATGCCAAACTCAAGCAGATCATTGAAATTCTCGACCAGCTGGCTGAAGATACATCGGTACCAAGGAATATCAGGCGGGGAGCGACAGAAGCGAAAGAGCGACTTTTGCAGCAAAATGAAGCACTCGACGTGAGGGCTGCGAGCGCCATCTTTATTTTAGATGAACTGGCAAATGATCCCAACATTCCCCTTCATGGCAGAACCTTGATCTGGAACATAATCAGCCAGCTGGAAACCGTAAGCTGA
- a CDS encoding Mut7-C RNAse domain-containing protein: MSSERIRFAADEMLGTLARWLRIIGYDTIYEKNKSDEEIEAQVLREKRILLTRDKNLAKRLGERSLYIESDELREQLRQVIKSFNLTMDEDFTRCTLCNGEVDKVSQKEVENDVPAGALVNNTEFYRCRSCGKVYWKGSHWENILKTLELIEEDE, translated from the coding sequence ATGTCAAGTGAGAGGATAAGATTCGCAGCAGATGAGATGCTCGGAACACTGGCGAGGTGGTTGCGCATTATCGGTTATGACACGATTTATGAAAAGAATAAGAGTGACGAAGAGATCGAGGCGCAAGTTCTCAGAGAAAAGAGAATTCTACTGACCAGGGATAAGAATCTTGCAAAGAGGCTTGGCGAGAGAAGTCTTTACATTGAGAGCGATGAGCTTCGTGAACAGCTTCGTCAGGTCATCAAGTCATTTAATTTGACGATGGATGAGGATTTTACAAGATGCACGTTATGTAATGGAGAAGTTGATAAAGTTTCACAAAAGGAAGTCGAAAATGATGTTCCAGCAGGTGCCCTCGTAAACAACACAGAATTCTATCGCTGTCGGAGCTGCGGCAAGGTTTACTGGAAGGGATCTCACTGGGAAAACATTCTTAAAACCCTGGAACTGATCGAGGAAGATGAGTGA
- a CDS encoding 2,5-diamino-6-(ribosylamino)-4(3H)-pyrimidinone 5'-phosphate reductase, translated as MRPYVIVNCAMTPDGKIAGRERRQVRISSQEDLERVKKLRASCDAILVGIGTVLADDPHLTVKDLPPEKNPLRVVLDSNGRTPDHAKVLDRNAPTLIATSEECKKTWKNVEVVRFGKGRVDIEQLLSYLYSKGVRKLLVEGGGEVIWSFFNRGFIDRYCVYIGDFVLGGRDAPTPVEGDGFSDHLPFHLKLISVERLGGGVLLIYEAVRNVK; from the coding sequence ATGAGACCCTATGTGATCGTCAACTGTGCGATGACGCCTGACGGAAAAATCGCTGGCAGAGAACGAAGACAAGTGCGCATATCGTCTCAAGAGGATCTCGAGAGGGTAAAAAAATTACGTGCCTCGTGCGATGCGATTCTCGTCGGCATAGGGACAGTACTTGCAGACGATCCGCATTTGACTGTCAAAGATCTTCCACCAGAAAAGAATCCGCTGAGGGTGGTGCTCGATTCGAATGGAAGAACACCAGATCATGCAAAGGTCCTTGATCGAAATGCCCCAACACTCATCGCGACGTCGGAAGAGTGCAAAAAAACCTGGAAAAATGTTGAGGTCGTGAGATTCGGAAAGGGGAGAGTTGATATTGAGCAATTACTTTCATATCTTTACTCGAAGGGCGTAAGGAAATTGCTTGTAGAAGGAGGTGGAGAAGTTATCTGGTCCTTTTTCAACAGAGGCTTTATTGACAGATATTGTGTCTACATCGGGGACTTTGTTCTCGGCGGAAGGGACGCTCCAACTCCCGTCGAAGGAGATGGTTTCTCCGATCATCTGCCATTCCATCTCAAATTGATCAGCGTGGAAAGATTAGGCGGTGGCGTTCTCCTCATCTACGAGGCTGTCAGGAATGTCAAGTGA
- a CDS encoding TIGR00304 family protein gives MQVALFLIFPVIYGTGIVGLISILLIFLGFFLAFLSFAIPPDHVEEPYEPMEIERPQMEKKSQVKGGGVVLIGPIPIVFGSDAKMAIIAMVLAIVMILLALLFL, from the coding sequence ATGCAGGTTGCTCTCTTCCTTATTTTCCCAGTGATTTATGGTACAGGAATCGTGGGTTTGATCTCGATTCTGCTGATTTTTCTTGGTTTCTTCTTAGCATTCTTGTCCTTCGCTATTCCTCCTGACCATGTTGAAGAGCCATACGAACCGATGGAAATCGAGCGACCTCAGATGGAGAAGAAATCTCAAGTCAAAGGTGGTGGTGTTGTTCTCATCGGTCCAATCCCGATCGTCTTTGGATCGGATGCCAAAATGGCGATTATAGCGATGGTGCTAGCAATCGTCATGATCTTGCTCGCCCTTCTTTTTCTCTAA